A window of Rubricoccus marinus contains these coding sequences:
- a CDS encoding TolB family protein, with product MLRSLSLVALALTLAACSGQARRTVQGAVQVASADQQPEPASGARTAYDPATDSLRFTGEVHLRNIRQLTFGGNNAEAYWSYDGTQLVFQSDWKQINDQGCDQQFVMNADGSDLSSGEKYQLVSTGQGRTTCGYFLPDGRVIYSSTHAASPACPTTAAERTRSYVWDVFATFDIYVANADGTGQELLIGGEGYDAEPTVSPDGKYVIFTSTRSGDLELYRYELASGETIQLTDELGYDGGAFFSPDSKQIVWRASRPTGEDAETYRSLLRQNAVQPGALDLYVANIDGTNKRRVTQLPGANWAPFFHPSGEKILFASNHHTMAEGGREFDLFLIDIASGDLERVTYSGTFDAFPMFSPDGTKLVFASNRRGDRADSRDTNVFVADWVETPTPADRAFTTR from the coding sequence ATGCTCCGCTCCCTCTCGCTTGTCGCCCTCGCGCTCACCCTCGCCGCGTGCAGCGGCCAGGCCCGCCGCACCGTCCAGGGCGCCGTCCAGGTGGCATCCGCCGACCAGCAGCCCGAGCCGGCCTCTGGCGCCCGTACCGCGTACGATCCCGCGACGGACAGCCTGCGGTTCACCGGCGAGGTGCACCTCCGCAACATCCGGCAACTCACCTTCGGCGGCAACAACGCCGAGGCGTACTGGAGCTACGACGGCACTCAGCTCGTTTTTCAGAGCGACTGGAAGCAGATCAACGACCAGGGCTGTGACCAGCAGTTTGTGATGAACGCCGACGGCTCGGACCTGTCCTCTGGCGAGAAGTACCAGCTCGTCTCCACCGGCCAGGGCCGGACGACGTGCGGCTACTTCCTGCCCGACGGCCGCGTGATCTATTCCTCCACGCACGCCGCCAGCCCCGCCTGCCCCACGACCGCGGCTGAGCGTACGCGCTCCTACGTCTGGGACGTGTTCGCCACGTTCGACATCTACGTCGCTAACGCGGACGGGACGGGCCAGGAGCTCCTCATCGGTGGCGAGGGTTACGACGCCGAGCCAACGGTCAGCCCCGACGGCAAGTACGTCATCTTCACCTCGACGCGCAGCGGCGACCTAGAGCTGTACCGCTACGAGCTGGCCTCTGGCGAGACGATCCAGCTCACCGACGAGCTGGGCTACGACGGCGGCGCGTTCTTCTCGCCCGACAGCAAGCAGATCGTGTGGCGCGCGAGCCGCCCAACGGGCGAGGACGCCGAGACGTACCGGAGCCTCTTGCGCCAGAACGCCGTGCAGCCCGGCGCGCTCGACCTCTACGTCGCCAACATCGACGGGACGAACAAGCGCCGCGTGACGCAGCTCCCGGGTGCCAACTGGGCGCCGTTTTTCCACCCGAGCGGCGAGAAGATCCTCTTCGCAAGCAACCACCACACGATGGCCGAGGGCGGGCGCGAGTTCGACCTCTTCCTCATCGATATCGCCTCTGGCGACCTGGAGCGCGTGACCTACTCCGGCACGTTCGACGCCTTCCCAATGTTCTCGCCCGACGGCACGAAGCTGGTCTTCGCCAGCAACCGCCGCGGCGACCGCGCCGACTCCCGCGACACCAACGTCTTCGTCGCGGACTGGGTGGAAACGCCCACACCGGCGGACCGGGCGTTCACGACGCGGTAG
- a CDS encoding tetratricopeptide repeat protein has translation MSSTPPEAPTYDTDDFGRDVLSASRETPVLVDFWAPWCGPCRVLGPVLERMADEESASGEPRWLLRKVNTDQHPELMERYGIRGIPAMKLFVDGEVIAEQSGALPEYMLKQWLDGVLPTEAGRLFAEARQSLDDGDRGGALEALEASVTAAEASGASGSDAEAARLLLAQLSVFDDPARARDLASGLLSTEAEAILTLAESLLRESYPEGTWQESYANAHTALARGDVDAALGTLIHIVQSDRAYDDDGARKLIVAVFQTLGESDPVVRQHRPVFNRSLY, from the coding sequence ATGTCTAGCACACCGCCAGAGGCCCCGACGTACGACACCGATGACTTCGGCCGCGACGTGCTCTCGGCCTCTCGCGAGACGCCAGTCCTCGTCGACTTCTGGGCGCCGTGGTGCGGCCCCTGCCGCGTGCTCGGCCCCGTCTTGGAGCGCATGGCCGACGAGGAATCCGCCTCTGGCGAACCGCGCTGGCTGCTTCGCAAGGTCAACACGGACCAGCACCCGGAGTTGATGGAGCGCTACGGCATCCGCGGGATTCCCGCGATGAAGCTGTTCGTGGACGGCGAGGTGATCGCCGAGCAAAGCGGCGCGCTGCCGGAGTACATGCTCAAGCAGTGGCTGGACGGCGTGCTTCCCACCGAGGCCGGGCGCCTGTTCGCCGAAGCCCGCCAGAGCCTGGACGACGGCGACCGGGGCGGCGCGCTCGAAGCGCTCGAAGCCTCCGTCACCGCTGCGGAGGCCTCTGGCGCCAGCGGCTCAGACGCGGAGGCGGCGCGCCTGCTCCTGGCCCAGTTGTCCGTCTTCGACGACCCCGCGCGGGCGCGCGATCTCGCCAGCGGCCTGCTCTCCACCGAGGCCGAGGCCATCCTCACGTTGGCCGAAAGCCTGTTGCGCGAGTCGTACCCCGAGGGCACGTGGCAGGAATCCTACGCCAACGCCCACACGGCGCTCGCCAGAGGCGACGTGGACGCCGCGCTCGGCACGCTTATCCACATCGTCCAGAGCGACCGCGCCTACGACGACGACGGCGCGCGGAAGCTCATCGTGGCCGTCTTTCAGACGCTCGGCGAAAGCGATCCGGTCGTGAGGCAGCACCGCCCGGTGTTCAACCGCTCGCTGTACTAG
- a CDS encoding MDR family MFS transporter — MLSGYPRAFWVLFAGTFVNRLGLVVLPFLTLYLTGERGASIEQATLVVSLYGAGAFAAGPIGGALSDRFGRRAVLIGSLVGGAALMAGMPLVQGYWPLAGLVLAFGLVGEMYRPAVSAAVSDLVPPERFARAFSLLYWAINLGVAFGPALGGVLAERVGYTALFAVDAASMVIYAVAIFFGVPETKPLAEEAGGAEDEATLEAAPRARGLADALRDPALLGLAIATLGVGIAFMQAFATLPLAMEADGLSERLYGFAVMVNGLVVVAFSLPVARWAETRLGPGLLASAVATIGVGVGMHALADSFWGHAAAVAVWSLGEIAFIPLVPAIVARLAPEALRGTYQGVQQSGWGLSKMLGPALGGLILAQLGDAALWGSGLALALVVAAVILALRLGAPNPDRVGAG, encoded by the coding sequence GCATTGAACAGGCGACGCTAGTGGTAAGCCTGTACGGCGCCGGAGCGTTCGCGGCAGGACCCATCGGCGGGGCGCTCTCGGACCGGTTTGGGCGACGCGCGGTGTTGATCGGGAGCTTGGTGGGCGGCGCGGCGCTGATGGCGGGGATGCCGCTGGTGCAAGGTTATTGGCCTCTGGCGGGGCTGGTGCTCGCGTTCGGGCTCGTGGGCGAGATGTACCGCCCGGCGGTCTCGGCGGCGGTCTCGGACCTGGTGCCGCCGGAGCGGTTCGCGCGGGCGTTCTCGCTCCTCTACTGGGCCATCAACCTGGGGGTGGCGTTCGGCCCGGCGCTGGGCGGGGTCCTGGCCGAGCGCGTGGGCTACACGGCGCTGTTCGCCGTCGATGCGGCCTCGATGGTGATCTACGCCGTCGCCATCTTTTTCGGCGTGCCGGAGACGAAGCCTCTGGCGGAGGAAGCGGGAGGCGCCGAGGACGAGGCTACGCTGGAAGCCGCGCCGCGCGCCAGAGGCCTGGCGGACGCGTTGCGGGACCCGGCGCTTCTCGGCCTCGCCATCGCTACGCTCGGCGTCGGCATCGCGTTTATGCAGGCCTTTGCAACGCTGCCTCTGGCGATGGAGGCCGACGGGTTGAGCGAGAGGCTGTACGGGTTCGCCGTGATGGTGAACGGCCTCGTCGTGGTGGCCTTCAGCCTTCCCGTTGCGCGGTGGGCGGAGACGCGGCTCGGCCCGGGGCTTCTGGCGTCGGCCGTAGCCACCATCGGCGTGGGCGTGGGGATGCACGCGCTCGCGGATTCGTTCTGGGGCCACGCGGCGGCGGTCGCGGTCTGGTCGCTGGGGGAGATCGCGTTTATCCCACTCGTGCCCGCGATTGTGGCTCGGCTGGCGCCAGAGGCGCTCCGGGGCACGTACCAGGGCGTGCAGCAGTCGGGGTGGGGGCTGTCCAAAATGCTTGGCCCAGCGCTCGGCGGGCTCATCCTCGCGCAGTTGGGCGACGCGGCGCTGTGGGGGAGCGGCCTCGCGCTGGCGCTGGTGGTGGCGGCGGTGATCCTCGCCCTGCGCCTGGGAGCGCCGAACCCTGACCGAGTGGGTGCAGGCTAA